The following nucleotide sequence is from Candidatus Cloacimonadaceae bacterium.
ACATGAACATATAGCGCAGCATGCCGATGCTGCGGAGACGTTGATCTTGATATCTTGAGACGTCTTGAGACGACATGGCTAATCATGGCTAAACGCGATATCACTGCCTCGAATGTTGAACAGCGAGGACAGCCGATGGCAGTGGAGAAATATCCTGACGGATCGTCGTTCTATCTATCGAAGATAGCGTTCACCAATTCCGCGGGTTCGAGACGAAAGCTTGATCCCTTGCCTTCAAAGAAGCCATGCGCACGGATGAGGTGGATATTGAGTGACGTCCAGGAGAGGGAAATGTTTTTCCGGGTGTTGGTAAACTTGGTGATCGCTTTGCGATAGATGCCGACGTGTCCGAATGGACATGGCAATTTTCCGCGCACTACTTCCGTTTCCACCTGGTAGATATCGTCGATGAGGACTTCGTCGGTGAAGGCGTTCCAGCTTTTGTCGGTGAAATACTGCATGCGGTCGGCGATCTCCTCAGGTGTGAACTCAAGGGCATTCAGGAGTCTGAAATCGTCCTCGATGATCTCGTTCAGAGTGCGTTTGTCATTGCCGAGGAATCCACTCAGAGTGATGGTTCCGGGCTGCATTTTCTGCATGATTTTGATTTCTTTGGGGCTTGCTTTCATATCATCATCCAAAACTGTCGAAATAGATTTTGTCTTTGGCGATACCTGCGGCGATCAGGGCTTTGGAGACGGCGTCGATCATACCGGGGCTGCCGCAGAGATAGGCTTCCGTGTTTTGGGGATCGCGGATGGTTTCCTTTAGAAATGGCATCACGTAGCCTGTTTTGCCGTCCCAGTTGTCCTCCGCCTTTGGCTGAGAGAGCACCGGCTCATAACGGAAATACTCAAACACTGATTCGAATGCTTTCATTTCTTCGGTGAGATATAGGTCTTTTTTTGAGCGTGCCCCGAAGAAATATGTCATGCGGCGCTGCGTTCCAACTACCTGAAGATGGTCAAGGATGGATTTGATCGGCGCCTTTCCCGATCCGCCGGCAACGAAAAGGATATCCGCGTCCGTATCTCTCAGGAAGAAATCTCCATACGGACCAGTGAAGCTAACTTCATCCCCCACTTTGAGTTGCTGGTGCACCCAGGTCGTACAGATCCCTTCCGGAACATAGCGGATGATGAGTTGGATGCGATCGTCTTCCTCCGGTTTGGAGGATATCGAATAGGCGCGGCTCACGCTTTGTCTCATCTTTGCATAGGGTTGGGTGATGAGCTGGATATATTGACCGGCTTTAAAATCGATCTTTTCTCCGGCATCGAGCTTGAAGGTGACACCTTTGATATCGTAGGTATAATCAATGATCTCGACTATCTTGCTGTTAAATTTGCGGATATTGAAGATGTTTTCAGGGATATTGATATAGATGTCCGATTTGACCTTGACTTGGCAAGCGAGACGGGTGTTTGTGATAAGCTCTTCTTTTGTGAGCAGCGGTCTTTCGGTTGGCAAGAGCGGTCCGCCGCCCTTGGTGATACCGCATTTGCAGGCGCCGCAAGTTCCTCTGCCCCCGCAAGCGGAGGGAATGAATATCTTGTTATCCGCCAGAGAACTCAGCAAACTGTTGCCGCCCTTGACATTGATATCTTTCTTGCCGTTGATATTGATCTTGACGATGCCATAGTCGTTCAAAAAGCGATGGGCGATGACGAGGATGATAGCCAATACTCCGCTGATTGAGCAGAGCGTCGCGATGTCCTTGAGAATCACTAAGATCATCGCTATTTCCTATTGGATTTGGACGATGCCGGAAAAACCGATGAACGCCAATGCCATGATGCCGGTGATGATCAAACTGATCCCTGCACCT
It contains:
- a CDS encoding 2Fe-2S iron-sulfur cluster binding domain-containing protein codes for the protein MILVILKDIATLCSISGVLAIILVIAHRFLNDYGIVKININGKKDINVKGGNSLLSSLADNKIFIPSACGGRGTCGACKCGITKGGGPLLPTERPLLTKEELITNTRLACQVKVKSDIYINIPENIFNIRKFNSKIVEIIDYTYDIKGVTFKLDAGEKIDFKAGQYIQLITQPYAKMRQSVSRAYSISSKPEEDDRIQLIIRYVPEGICTTWVHQQLKVGDEVSFTGPYGDFFLRDTDADILFVAGGSGKAPIKSILDHLQVVGTQRRMTYFFGARSKKDLYLTEEMKAFESVFEYFRYEPVLSQPKAEDNWDGKTGYVMPFLKETIRDPQNTEAYLCGSPGMIDAVSKALIAAGIAKDKIYFDSFG